One window from the genome of Acanthochromis polyacanthus isolate Apoly-LR-REF ecotype Palm Island chromosome 21, KAUST_Apoly_ChrSc, whole genome shotgun sequence encodes:
- the ramp2 gene encoding receptor activity-modifying protein 2, with the protein MTVTRLVFSGCFAALLIWGCTTVVCLVDEKETVQPTITAVYNSTETMISDVTGQTSLPFACGDNSHQCVRLCGLCHDHNIPTMECLPALYLHLCLTKFEDAMNSLNSSEWCIWGNVNSLYSNLSHCTEEISDCLLIPWPNPLVEQTFVDIHSRFFQDCPTEELSDPPPAIILALVITPICLIPVMVSLVVLKTKNGDGSS; encoded by the exons ATGACAGTCACCAGACTTGTGTTTTCTGGCTGTTTTGCGGCTCTTCTCATCTGGG GATGCACCACAGTGGTTTGTCTGGTTGATGAAAAGGAAACAGTGCAACCGACCATCACAGCAG TGTATAACTCAACAGAGACGATGATTTCTG ATGTCACTGGACAGACTTCCTTGCCATTCG CTTGTGGAGATAATTCTCACCAATGTGTGCGTTTGTGCGGATTATGTCATGATCACAACATCCCAACAATGGAGTGCCTCCCCGCTCTGTATCTCCATCTATGTCTGACCAAATTTGAGGATGCAATGAATTCACTGAACAGCAGCGAGTGGTGCATTTGGGGTAATGTGAACAG TTTGTATAGCAACCTAAGCCATTGCACAGAGGAGATATCCGACTGTCTCCTGATCCCGTGGCCCAACCCTCTGGTGGAACAGACCTTTGTGGACATTCACTCCAGGTTTTTCCAGGATTGTCCCACAGAGGAACTAAGCGACCCGCCACCAGCCATCATCTTGGCCCTGGTGATCACTCCCATCTGTCTGATCCCCGTCATGGTTAGCCTGGTGGTGCTCAAGACCAAAAACGGGGATGGCAGCTCCTGA